A genomic window from Camelus ferus isolate YT-003-E chromosome 9, BCGSAC_Cfer_1.0, whole genome shotgun sequence includes:
- the CES5A gene encoding carboxylesterase 5A isoform X2 translates to MLLFFTESVSCVCLLNTCLRFLPLTKDPGGQPWLWMSREFKRDSQMSGEWVQPGQTLIWAFWVLAATAEGPAADAPVRNTRLGWVRGKQATVLGNDMPVNVFLGIPYAAPPVGPLRFAKPKPASPWNDFQDATSYPNLCLQNSEWLFSDQHILKVHYPTFRVSEDCLYLNIYAPAHADAGSKLPVMVWLPGGAFETGSASIFDGSALAAYEDVLVVTIQYRLGMFGFFNTGDKHALGNWAFMDQVAALTWVQENIEFFGGDPHCVTIFGESAGAISVSSLILSPMAKGLFHKAIMESGVAIMPYLKAPNDERNEDRAKSFTRVVDGFFFPREPVDLLTQKSFKPVPSIIGVNNHECGFLLPMKEFPEILEGSNKSLALHLIHSILHIPIQYLYLVGNEYFYNKHSLVDIRNSFLDLLGDVFFVIPGLVTAKCHRDAGAPVYFYEFQHRPQCLKDKKPAFVKADHTDEIRFVFGGAFLKGDIVMFEGATEEEQWLSRKMMRYWANFARTGDPNGEGLPLWPVYSQTEEYLQLDLNMSVGRRLKELELQFWTDIPLMMSMAGALLGPLSSLTFLSLLLPFFFSFAP, encoded by the exons ATGCTGTTATTCTTCACCGAGTCTGTGTCTTGTGTCTGCCTGCTCAACACTTGTCTCCGTTTCTTGCCCCTGACCAAAGATCCCGGAGGCCAGCCGTGGCTGTGGATGTCAAGGGAGTTCAAGCGGGACAGCCAGATGAGTGGGGAGTGGGTGCAGCCAGGCCAGACCCTGATCTGGGCTTTTTGGGTCCTTGCAGCCACCGCCGAGG GGCCAGCTGCAGATGCACCAGTGAGGAACACCAGGCTGGGGTGGGTCCGGGGGAAGCAAGCTACTGTGCTGGGAAATGACATGCCCGTGAACGTGTTCCTTGGAATCCCTTATGCTGCGCCCCCTGTCGGACCCCTGCGATTTGCAAAACCAAAGCCTGCATCACCCTGGAATGATTTCCAAGATGCCACATCCTACCCTAACTT GTGCCTCCAGAACTCAGAGTGGCTGTTCTCAGATCAACACATCCTCAAGGTGCATTATCCCACATTCAGAGTGTCAGAAGACTGCCTGTACCTTAACATCTACGCACCAGCCCATGCAGATGCTGGCTCCAAGCTCCCT GTCATGGTGTGGCTCCCTGGGGGCGCCTTTGAGACTGGCTCAGCATCCATCTTTGATGGGTCCGCCCTGGCTGCCTATGAGGACGTGTTGGTTGTGACGATCCAGTACCGGCTAGGAATGTTCGGCTTCTTCAA CACAGGGGACAAGCACGCTTTGGGGAACTGGGCCTTCATGGACCAGGTGGCTGCCCTCACCTGGGTCCAGGAGAACATCGAGTTCTTTGGTGGGGACCCACACTGCGTGACCATCTTTGGCGAATCAGCAGGAGCCATAAGTGTTTCCAGCCTT ATTCTGTCCCCCATGGCCAAAGGGTTATTCCACAAAGCCATCATGGAGAGTGGGGTGGCCATCATGCCTTACCTGAAGGCCCCTAATGACGAAAGGAATGAGGAT AGAGCCAAGTCTTTCACTCGAGTAGTTGATGGCTTTTTCTTCCCTCGTGAGCCTGTAGACCTGTTGACTCAAAAATCCTTCAAGCCGGTTCCTTCTATCATCGGAGTCAATAACCACGAATGTGGCTTCCTGCTGCCCATG AAGGAGTTTCCTGAGATCCTCGAGGGCTCCAACAAGTCCCTCGCCCTGCATTTGATACACTCCATCCTG CACATCCCTATCCAGTATTTATACCTCGTGGGTAATGAATACTTCTACAACAAGCACTCCCTGGTTGATATACGAAATAGCTTCCTGGATTTGCTTGGAGATGTGTTCTTTGTGATTCCTGGGCTGGTCACAGCAAAGTGTCACAGAG ATGCTGGTGCACCTGTCTACTTCTATGAGTTTCAGCACCGGCCCCAGTGCTTAAAGGACAAGAAACCGGCTTTTGTCAAAGCTGATCACACTGATGAAATCCGCTTTGTCTTTGGAGGTGCCTTCCTGAAGGGCGACATTGTCATGTTTG AAGGAGCCACAGAGGAGGAGCAATGGCTGAGCAGGAAGATGATGAGATACTGGGCTAACTTTGCTCGGACTGG GGACCCTAATGGGGAAGGCCTGCCTCTGTGGCCAGTCTACAGTCAGACCGAGGAATACTTGCAGCTGGACTTGAACATGAGCGTGGGACGGAGACTGAAAGAGCTGGAGCTGCAGTTTTGGACAGACATCCCCCTGATGATGTCCATGGCCGGAGCACTCCTCGGTCCTCTTTCTTCCTTaaccttcctttctctgcttctgcctttctttttctcttttgctcctTGA
- the CES5A gene encoding carboxylesterase 5A isoform X1 — MSREFKRDSQMSGEWVQPGQTLIWAFWVLAATAEGPAADAPVRNTRLGWVRGKQATVLGNDMPVNVFLGIPYAAPPVGPLRFAKPKPASPWNDFQDATSYPNLCLQNSEWLFSDQHILKVHYPTFRVSEDCLYLNIYAPAHADAGSKLPVMVWLPGGAFETGSASIFDGSALAAYEDVLVVTIQYRLGMFGFFNTGDKHALGNWAFMDQVAALTWVQENIEFFGGDPHCVTIFGESAGAISVSSLILSPMAKGLFHKAIMESGVAIMPYLKAPNDERNEDLQMVANICGCNASDSVALLQCLRAKSSKELLSINQRAKSFTRVVDGFFFPREPVDLLTQKSFKPVPSIIGVNNHECGFLLPMKEFPEILEGSNKSLALHLIHSILHIPIQYLYLVGNEYFYNKHSLVDIRNSFLDLLGDVFFVIPGLVTAKCHRDAGAPVYFYEFQHRPQCLKDKKPAFVKADHTDEIRFVFGGAFLKGDIVMFEGATEEEQWLSRKMMRYWANFARTGDPNGEGLPLWPVYSQTEEYLQLDLNMSVGRRLKELELQFWTDIPLMMSMAGALLGPLSSLTFLSLLLPFFFSFAP; from the exons ATGTCAAGGGAGTTCAAGCGGGACAGCCAGATGAGTGGGGAGTGGGTGCAGCCAGGCCAGACCCTGATCTGGGCTTTTTGGGTCCTTGCAGCCACCGCCGAGG GGCCAGCTGCAGATGCACCAGTGAGGAACACCAGGCTGGGGTGGGTCCGGGGGAAGCAAGCTACTGTGCTGGGAAATGACATGCCCGTGAACGTGTTCCTTGGAATCCCTTATGCTGCGCCCCCTGTCGGACCCCTGCGATTTGCAAAACCAAAGCCTGCATCACCCTGGAATGATTTCCAAGATGCCACATCCTACCCTAACTT GTGCCTCCAGAACTCAGAGTGGCTGTTCTCAGATCAACACATCCTCAAGGTGCATTATCCCACATTCAGAGTGTCAGAAGACTGCCTGTACCTTAACATCTACGCACCAGCCCATGCAGATGCTGGCTCCAAGCTCCCT GTCATGGTGTGGCTCCCTGGGGGCGCCTTTGAGACTGGCTCAGCATCCATCTTTGATGGGTCCGCCCTGGCTGCCTATGAGGACGTGTTGGTTGTGACGATCCAGTACCGGCTAGGAATGTTCGGCTTCTTCAA CACAGGGGACAAGCACGCTTTGGGGAACTGGGCCTTCATGGACCAGGTGGCTGCCCTCACCTGGGTCCAGGAGAACATCGAGTTCTTTGGTGGGGACCCACACTGCGTGACCATCTTTGGCGAATCAGCAGGAGCCATAAGTGTTTCCAGCCTT ATTCTGTCCCCCATGGCCAAAGGGTTATTCCACAAAGCCATCATGGAGAGTGGGGTGGCCATCATGCCTTACCTGAAGGCCCCTAATGACGAAAGGAATGAGGAT TTGCAGATGGTTGCAAATATCTGTGGCTGCAATGCTTCAGACTCTGTGGCCCTGCTGCAGTGCCTGAGGGCAAAATCCTCCAAGGAATTGCTGAGCATCAACCAg AGAGCCAAGTCTTTCACTCGAGTAGTTGATGGCTTTTTCTTCCCTCGTGAGCCTGTAGACCTGTTGACTCAAAAATCCTTCAAGCCGGTTCCTTCTATCATCGGAGTCAATAACCACGAATGTGGCTTCCTGCTGCCCATG AAGGAGTTTCCTGAGATCCTCGAGGGCTCCAACAAGTCCCTCGCCCTGCATTTGATACACTCCATCCTG CACATCCCTATCCAGTATTTATACCTCGTGGGTAATGAATACTTCTACAACAAGCACTCCCTGGTTGATATACGAAATAGCTTCCTGGATTTGCTTGGAGATGTGTTCTTTGTGATTCCTGGGCTGGTCACAGCAAAGTGTCACAGAG ATGCTGGTGCACCTGTCTACTTCTATGAGTTTCAGCACCGGCCCCAGTGCTTAAAGGACAAGAAACCGGCTTTTGTCAAAGCTGATCACACTGATGAAATCCGCTTTGTCTTTGGAGGTGCCTTCCTGAAGGGCGACATTGTCATGTTTG AAGGAGCCACAGAGGAGGAGCAATGGCTGAGCAGGAAGATGATGAGATACTGGGCTAACTTTGCTCGGACTGG GGACCCTAATGGGGAAGGCCTGCCTCTGTGGCCAGTCTACAGTCAGACCGAGGAATACTTGCAGCTGGACTTGAACATGAGCGTGGGACGGAGACTGAAAGAGCTGGAGCTGCAGTTTTGGACAGACATCCCCCTGATGATGTCCATGGCCGGAGCACTCCTCGGTCCTCTTTCTTCCTTaaccttcctttctctgcttctgcctttctttttctcttttgctcctTGA
- the CES5A gene encoding carboxylesterase 5A isoform X4: MLSSYDENEGQGYLALLSITRVWLTGPAADAPVRNTRLGWVRGKQATVLGNDMPVNVFLGIPYAAPPVGPLRFAKPKPASPWNDFQDATSYPNLCLQNSEWLFSDQHILKVHYPTFRVSEDCLYLNIYAPAHADAGSKLPVMVWLPGGAFETGSASIFDGSALAAYEDVLVVTIQYRLGMFGFFNTGDKHALGNWAFMDQVAALTWVQENIEFFGGDPHCVTIFGESAGAISVSSLILSPMAKGLFHKAIMESGVAIMPYLKAPNDERNEDLQMVANICGCNASDSVALLQCLRAKSSKELLSINQRAKSFTRVVDGFFFPREPVDLLTQKSFKPVPSIIGVNNHECGFLLPMKEFPEILEGSNKSLALHLIHSILHIPIQYLYLVGNEYFYNKHSLVDIRNSFLDLLGDVFFVIPGLVTAKCHRDAGAPVYFYEFQHRPQCLKDKKPAFVKADHTDEIRFVFGGAFLKGDIVMFEGATEEEQWLSRKMMRYWANFARTGDPNGEGLPLWPVYSQTEEYLQLDLNMSVGRRLKELELQFWTDIPLMMSMAGALLGPLSSLTFLSLLLPFFFSFAP; this comes from the exons GGCCAGCTGCAGATGCACCAGTGAGGAACACCAGGCTGGGGTGGGTCCGGGGGAAGCAAGCTACTGTGCTGGGAAATGACATGCCCGTGAACGTGTTCCTTGGAATCCCTTATGCTGCGCCCCCTGTCGGACCCCTGCGATTTGCAAAACCAAAGCCTGCATCACCCTGGAATGATTTCCAAGATGCCACATCCTACCCTAACTT GTGCCTCCAGAACTCAGAGTGGCTGTTCTCAGATCAACACATCCTCAAGGTGCATTATCCCACATTCAGAGTGTCAGAAGACTGCCTGTACCTTAACATCTACGCACCAGCCCATGCAGATGCTGGCTCCAAGCTCCCT GTCATGGTGTGGCTCCCTGGGGGCGCCTTTGAGACTGGCTCAGCATCCATCTTTGATGGGTCCGCCCTGGCTGCCTATGAGGACGTGTTGGTTGTGACGATCCAGTACCGGCTAGGAATGTTCGGCTTCTTCAA CACAGGGGACAAGCACGCTTTGGGGAACTGGGCCTTCATGGACCAGGTGGCTGCCCTCACCTGGGTCCAGGAGAACATCGAGTTCTTTGGTGGGGACCCACACTGCGTGACCATCTTTGGCGAATCAGCAGGAGCCATAAGTGTTTCCAGCCTT ATTCTGTCCCCCATGGCCAAAGGGTTATTCCACAAAGCCATCATGGAGAGTGGGGTGGCCATCATGCCTTACCTGAAGGCCCCTAATGACGAAAGGAATGAGGAT TTGCAGATGGTTGCAAATATCTGTGGCTGCAATGCTTCAGACTCTGTGGCCCTGCTGCAGTGCCTGAGGGCAAAATCCTCCAAGGAATTGCTGAGCATCAACCAg AGAGCCAAGTCTTTCACTCGAGTAGTTGATGGCTTTTTCTTCCCTCGTGAGCCTGTAGACCTGTTGACTCAAAAATCCTTCAAGCCGGTTCCTTCTATCATCGGAGTCAATAACCACGAATGTGGCTTCCTGCTGCCCATG AAGGAGTTTCCTGAGATCCTCGAGGGCTCCAACAAGTCCCTCGCCCTGCATTTGATACACTCCATCCTG CACATCCCTATCCAGTATTTATACCTCGTGGGTAATGAATACTTCTACAACAAGCACTCCCTGGTTGATATACGAAATAGCTTCCTGGATTTGCTTGGAGATGTGTTCTTTGTGATTCCTGGGCTGGTCACAGCAAAGTGTCACAGAG ATGCTGGTGCACCTGTCTACTTCTATGAGTTTCAGCACCGGCCCCAGTGCTTAAAGGACAAGAAACCGGCTTTTGTCAAAGCTGATCACACTGATGAAATCCGCTTTGTCTTTGGAGGTGCCTTCCTGAAGGGCGACATTGTCATGTTTG AAGGAGCCACAGAGGAGGAGCAATGGCTGAGCAGGAAGATGATGAGATACTGGGCTAACTTTGCTCGGACTGG GGACCCTAATGGGGAAGGCCTGCCTCTGTGGCCAGTCTACAGTCAGACCGAGGAATACTTGCAGCTGGACTTGAACATGAGCGTGGGACGGAGACTGAAAGAGCTGGAGCTGCAGTTTTGGACAGACATCCCCCTGATGATGTCCATGGCCGGAGCACTCCTCGGTCCTCTTTCTTCCTTaaccttcctttctctgcttctgcctttctttttctcttttgctcctTGA
- the CES5A gene encoding carboxylesterase 5A isoform X3, with protein sequence MSSQVQMFNSVCKGDDDRALAERSLPLDDGPAADAPVRNTRLGWVRGKQATVLGNDMPVNVFLGIPYAAPPVGPLRFAKPKPASPWNDFQDATSYPNLCLQNSEWLFSDQHILKVHYPTFRVSEDCLYLNIYAPAHADAGSKLPVMVWLPGGAFETGSASIFDGSALAAYEDVLVVTIQYRLGMFGFFNTGDKHALGNWAFMDQVAALTWVQENIEFFGGDPHCVTIFGESAGAISVSSLILSPMAKGLFHKAIMESGVAIMPYLKAPNDERNEDLQMVANICGCNASDSVALLQCLRAKSSKELLSINQRAKSFTRVVDGFFFPREPVDLLTQKSFKPVPSIIGVNNHECGFLLPMKEFPEILEGSNKSLALHLIHSILHIPIQYLYLVGNEYFYNKHSLVDIRNSFLDLLGDVFFVIPGLVTAKCHRDAGAPVYFYEFQHRPQCLKDKKPAFVKADHTDEIRFVFGGAFLKGDIVMFEGATEEEQWLSRKMMRYWANFARTGDPNGEGLPLWPVYSQTEEYLQLDLNMSVGRRLKELELQFWTDIPLMMSMAGALLGPLSSLTFLSLLLPFFFSFAP encoded by the exons GGCCAGCTGCAGATGCACCAGTGAGGAACACCAGGCTGGGGTGGGTCCGGGGGAAGCAAGCTACTGTGCTGGGAAATGACATGCCCGTGAACGTGTTCCTTGGAATCCCTTATGCTGCGCCCCCTGTCGGACCCCTGCGATTTGCAAAACCAAAGCCTGCATCACCCTGGAATGATTTCCAAGATGCCACATCCTACCCTAACTT GTGCCTCCAGAACTCAGAGTGGCTGTTCTCAGATCAACACATCCTCAAGGTGCATTATCCCACATTCAGAGTGTCAGAAGACTGCCTGTACCTTAACATCTACGCACCAGCCCATGCAGATGCTGGCTCCAAGCTCCCT GTCATGGTGTGGCTCCCTGGGGGCGCCTTTGAGACTGGCTCAGCATCCATCTTTGATGGGTCCGCCCTGGCTGCCTATGAGGACGTGTTGGTTGTGACGATCCAGTACCGGCTAGGAATGTTCGGCTTCTTCAA CACAGGGGACAAGCACGCTTTGGGGAACTGGGCCTTCATGGACCAGGTGGCTGCCCTCACCTGGGTCCAGGAGAACATCGAGTTCTTTGGTGGGGACCCACACTGCGTGACCATCTTTGGCGAATCAGCAGGAGCCATAAGTGTTTCCAGCCTT ATTCTGTCCCCCATGGCCAAAGGGTTATTCCACAAAGCCATCATGGAGAGTGGGGTGGCCATCATGCCTTACCTGAAGGCCCCTAATGACGAAAGGAATGAGGAT TTGCAGATGGTTGCAAATATCTGTGGCTGCAATGCTTCAGACTCTGTGGCCCTGCTGCAGTGCCTGAGGGCAAAATCCTCCAAGGAATTGCTGAGCATCAACCAg AGAGCCAAGTCTTTCACTCGAGTAGTTGATGGCTTTTTCTTCCCTCGTGAGCCTGTAGACCTGTTGACTCAAAAATCCTTCAAGCCGGTTCCTTCTATCATCGGAGTCAATAACCACGAATGTGGCTTCCTGCTGCCCATG AAGGAGTTTCCTGAGATCCTCGAGGGCTCCAACAAGTCCCTCGCCCTGCATTTGATACACTCCATCCTG CACATCCCTATCCAGTATTTATACCTCGTGGGTAATGAATACTTCTACAACAAGCACTCCCTGGTTGATATACGAAATAGCTTCCTGGATTTGCTTGGAGATGTGTTCTTTGTGATTCCTGGGCTGGTCACAGCAAAGTGTCACAGAG ATGCTGGTGCACCTGTCTACTTCTATGAGTTTCAGCACCGGCCCCAGTGCTTAAAGGACAAGAAACCGGCTTTTGTCAAAGCTGATCACACTGATGAAATCCGCTTTGTCTTTGGAGGTGCCTTCCTGAAGGGCGACATTGTCATGTTTG AAGGAGCCACAGAGGAGGAGCAATGGCTGAGCAGGAAGATGATGAGATACTGGGCTAACTTTGCTCGGACTGG GGACCCTAATGGGGAAGGCCTGCCTCTGTGGCCAGTCTACAGTCAGACCGAGGAATACTTGCAGCTGGACTTGAACATGAGCGTGGGACGGAGACTGAAAGAGCTGGAGCTGCAGTTTTGGACAGACATCCCCCTGATGATGTCCATGGCCGGAGCACTCCTCGGTCCTCTTTCTTCCTTaaccttcctttctctgcttctgcctttctttttctcttttgctcctTGA
- the CES5A gene encoding carboxylesterase 5A isoform X5: MRKPQGPAADAPVRNTRLGWVRGKQATVLGNDMPVNVFLGIPYAAPPVGPLRFAKPKPASPWNDFQDATSYPNLCLQNSEWLFSDQHILKVHYPTFRVSEDCLYLNIYAPAHADAGSKLPVMVWLPGGAFETGSASIFDGSALAAYEDVLVVTIQYRLGMFGFFNTGDKHALGNWAFMDQVAALTWVQENIEFFGGDPHCVTIFGESAGAISVSSLILSPMAKGLFHKAIMESGVAIMPYLKAPNDERNEDLQMVANICGCNASDSVALLQCLRAKSSKELLSINQRAKSFTRVVDGFFFPREPVDLLTQKSFKPVPSIIGVNNHECGFLLPMKEFPEILEGSNKSLALHLIHSILHIPIQYLYLVGNEYFYNKHSLVDIRNSFLDLLGDVFFVIPGLVTAKCHRDAGAPVYFYEFQHRPQCLKDKKPAFVKADHTDEIRFVFGGAFLKGDIVMFEGATEEEQWLSRKMMRYWANFARTGDPNGEGLPLWPVYSQTEEYLQLDLNMSVGRRLKELELQFWTDIPLMMSMAGALLGPLSSLTFLSLLLPFFFSFAP, from the exons atgaggaaaccacAAG GGCCAGCTGCAGATGCACCAGTGAGGAACACCAGGCTGGGGTGGGTCCGGGGGAAGCAAGCTACTGTGCTGGGAAATGACATGCCCGTGAACGTGTTCCTTGGAATCCCTTATGCTGCGCCCCCTGTCGGACCCCTGCGATTTGCAAAACCAAAGCCTGCATCACCCTGGAATGATTTCCAAGATGCCACATCCTACCCTAACTT GTGCCTCCAGAACTCAGAGTGGCTGTTCTCAGATCAACACATCCTCAAGGTGCATTATCCCACATTCAGAGTGTCAGAAGACTGCCTGTACCTTAACATCTACGCACCAGCCCATGCAGATGCTGGCTCCAAGCTCCCT GTCATGGTGTGGCTCCCTGGGGGCGCCTTTGAGACTGGCTCAGCATCCATCTTTGATGGGTCCGCCCTGGCTGCCTATGAGGACGTGTTGGTTGTGACGATCCAGTACCGGCTAGGAATGTTCGGCTTCTTCAA CACAGGGGACAAGCACGCTTTGGGGAACTGGGCCTTCATGGACCAGGTGGCTGCCCTCACCTGGGTCCAGGAGAACATCGAGTTCTTTGGTGGGGACCCACACTGCGTGACCATCTTTGGCGAATCAGCAGGAGCCATAAGTGTTTCCAGCCTT ATTCTGTCCCCCATGGCCAAAGGGTTATTCCACAAAGCCATCATGGAGAGTGGGGTGGCCATCATGCCTTACCTGAAGGCCCCTAATGACGAAAGGAATGAGGAT TTGCAGATGGTTGCAAATATCTGTGGCTGCAATGCTTCAGACTCTGTGGCCCTGCTGCAGTGCCTGAGGGCAAAATCCTCCAAGGAATTGCTGAGCATCAACCAg AGAGCCAAGTCTTTCACTCGAGTAGTTGATGGCTTTTTCTTCCCTCGTGAGCCTGTAGACCTGTTGACTCAAAAATCCTTCAAGCCGGTTCCTTCTATCATCGGAGTCAATAACCACGAATGTGGCTTCCTGCTGCCCATG AAGGAGTTTCCTGAGATCCTCGAGGGCTCCAACAAGTCCCTCGCCCTGCATTTGATACACTCCATCCTG CACATCCCTATCCAGTATTTATACCTCGTGGGTAATGAATACTTCTACAACAAGCACTCCCTGGTTGATATACGAAATAGCTTCCTGGATTTGCTTGGAGATGTGTTCTTTGTGATTCCTGGGCTGGTCACAGCAAAGTGTCACAGAG ATGCTGGTGCACCTGTCTACTTCTATGAGTTTCAGCACCGGCCCCAGTGCTTAAAGGACAAGAAACCGGCTTTTGTCAAAGCTGATCACACTGATGAAATCCGCTTTGTCTTTGGAGGTGCCTTCCTGAAGGGCGACATTGTCATGTTTG AAGGAGCCACAGAGGAGGAGCAATGGCTGAGCAGGAAGATGATGAGATACTGGGCTAACTTTGCTCGGACTGG GGACCCTAATGGGGAAGGCCTGCCTCTGTGGCCAGTCTACAGTCAGACCGAGGAATACTTGCAGCTGGACTTGAACATGAGCGTGGGACGGAGACTGAAAGAGCTGGAGCTGCAGTTTTGGACAGACATCCCCCTGATGATGTCCATGGCCGGAGCACTCCTCGGTCCTCTTTCTTCCTTaaccttcctttctctgcttctgcctttctttttctcttttgctcctTGA
- the CES5A gene encoding carboxylesterase 5A isoform X7: MPVNVFLGIPYAAPPVGPLRFAKPKPASPWNDFQDATSYPNLCLQNSEWLFSDQHILKVHYPTFRVSEDCLYLNIYAPAHADAGSKLPVMVWLPGGAFETGSASIFDGSALAAYEDVLVVTIQYRLGMFGFFNTGDKHALGNWAFMDQVAALTWVQENIEFFGGDPHCVTIFGESAGAISVSSLILSPMAKGLFHKAIMESGVAIMPYLKAPNDERNEDLQMVANICGCNASDSVALLQCLRAKSSKELLSINQRAKSFTRVVDGFFFPREPVDLLTQKSFKPVPSIIGVNNHECGFLLPMKEFPEILEGSNKSLALHLIHSILHIPIQYLYLVGNEYFYNKHSLVDIRNSFLDLLGDVFFVIPGLVTAKCHRDAGAPVYFYEFQHRPQCLKDKKPAFVKADHTDEIRFVFGGAFLKGDIVMFEGATEEEQWLSRKMMRYWANFARTGDPNGEGLPLWPVYSQTEEYLQLDLNMSVGRRLKELELQFWTDIPLMMSMAGALLGPLSSLTFLSLLLPFFFSFAP; this comes from the exons ATGCCCGTGAACGTGTTCCTTGGAATCCCTTATGCTGCGCCCCCTGTCGGACCCCTGCGATTTGCAAAACCAAAGCCTGCATCACCCTGGAATGATTTCCAAGATGCCACATCCTACCCTAACTT GTGCCTCCAGAACTCAGAGTGGCTGTTCTCAGATCAACACATCCTCAAGGTGCATTATCCCACATTCAGAGTGTCAGAAGACTGCCTGTACCTTAACATCTACGCACCAGCCCATGCAGATGCTGGCTCCAAGCTCCCT GTCATGGTGTGGCTCCCTGGGGGCGCCTTTGAGACTGGCTCAGCATCCATCTTTGATGGGTCCGCCCTGGCTGCCTATGAGGACGTGTTGGTTGTGACGATCCAGTACCGGCTAGGAATGTTCGGCTTCTTCAA CACAGGGGACAAGCACGCTTTGGGGAACTGGGCCTTCATGGACCAGGTGGCTGCCCTCACCTGGGTCCAGGAGAACATCGAGTTCTTTGGTGGGGACCCACACTGCGTGACCATCTTTGGCGAATCAGCAGGAGCCATAAGTGTTTCCAGCCTT ATTCTGTCCCCCATGGCCAAAGGGTTATTCCACAAAGCCATCATGGAGAGTGGGGTGGCCATCATGCCTTACCTGAAGGCCCCTAATGACGAAAGGAATGAGGAT TTGCAGATGGTTGCAAATATCTGTGGCTGCAATGCTTCAGACTCTGTGGCCCTGCTGCAGTGCCTGAGGGCAAAATCCTCCAAGGAATTGCTGAGCATCAACCAg AGAGCCAAGTCTTTCACTCGAGTAGTTGATGGCTTTTTCTTCCCTCGTGAGCCTGTAGACCTGTTGACTCAAAAATCCTTCAAGCCGGTTCCTTCTATCATCGGAGTCAATAACCACGAATGTGGCTTCCTGCTGCCCATG AAGGAGTTTCCTGAGATCCTCGAGGGCTCCAACAAGTCCCTCGCCCTGCATTTGATACACTCCATCCTG CACATCCCTATCCAGTATTTATACCTCGTGGGTAATGAATACTTCTACAACAAGCACTCCCTGGTTGATATACGAAATAGCTTCCTGGATTTGCTTGGAGATGTGTTCTTTGTGATTCCTGGGCTGGTCACAGCAAAGTGTCACAGAG ATGCTGGTGCACCTGTCTACTTCTATGAGTTTCAGCACCGGCCCCAGTGCTTAAAGGACAAGAAACCGGCTTTTGTCAAAGCTGATCACACTGATGAAATCCGCTTTGTCTTTGGAGGTGCCTTCCTGAAGGGCGACATTGTCATGTTTG AAGGAGCCACAGAGGAGGAGCAATGGCTGAGCAGGAAGATGATGAGATACTGGGCTAACTTTGCTCGGACTGG GGACCCTAATGGGGAAGGCCTGCCTCTGTGGCCAGTCTACAGTCAGACCGAGGAATACTTGCAGCTGGACTTGAACATGAGCGTGGGACGGAGACTGAAAGAGCTGGAGCTGCAGTTTTGGACAGACATCCCCCTGATGATGTCCATGGCCGGAGCACTCCTCGGTCCTCTTTCTTCCTTaaccttcctttctctgcttctgcctttctttttctcttttgctcctTGA